A single genomic interval of Dromiciops gliroides isolate mDroGli1 chromosome 1, mDroGli1.pri, whole genome shotgun sequence harbors:
- the TMED7 gene encoding transmembrane emp24 domain-containing protein 7 isoform X1 has translation MGIQNSKIDYFPLSTFPRRKSMDTKQEAKHFEDLRESHSDKDLSELKEEKEKEEKGTEDVSQEDLEEEVFFKFVILHAEDDTHEALRVQEMLQNQFDIKPGIIFAEMPCGRQHLKNLDDAVNGSAWTIFLLTENFLRDSWCNFQFYTSLMNSVNREHKYNSVIPMRPLNNPLPRDRTPFALQTINALEEKSCGFCKQVEKIFQDSVYEKQKAIWRNSKNVIDA, from the coding sequence ATGGGCATCCAGAATTCTAAAATAGATTACTTCCCTCTTTCCACTTTTCCAAGGAGAAAGAGTATGGATACTAAGCAAGAAGCCAAACACTTTGAAGATCTTAGAGAGAGCCATAGTGACAAGGACCTGAGTGaactaaaggaagagaaagagaaagaagagaagggaacagaagatGTATCTCAAGAAGACTTGGAAGAAGAAGTATTCTTTAAGTTTGTGATTCTTCATGCTGAAGACGATACCCATGAAGCCCTCAGGGTCCAAGAGATGCTGCAAAACCAATTTGACATTAAACCTGGAATAATCTTTGCTGAAATGCCATGTGGCAGACAGCATCTGAAGAATTTAGACGATGCTGTCAACGGGTCTGCATGGACCATTTTTTTATTGACTGAAAACTTTTTAAGAGATAGTTGGTGCAATTTCCAGTTCTATACATCCCTAATGAACTCTGTTAATAGAGAGCATAAATACAATTCTGTCATACCAATGAGGCCTTTGAATAATCCTCTCCCCAGGGATAGGACTCCATTTGCCTTACAGACTATCAATGCTTTGGAAGAAAAAAGTTGTGGCTTTTGTAAGCAAGTAGAAAAAATTTTCCAGGATTCTGTGTATGAGAAACAAAAAGCCATATGGAGAAATTCAAAGAATGTGATCGATGCTTAG